One Catenulispora sp. GP43 genomic window carries:
- a CDS encoding Rieske 2Fe-2S domain-containing protein, producing MRITSIGHAGMLVETAAGRIVCDPWFTPAYFASWFPFPDNSAFGSAADPAGIRDAEYLFVSHLHHDHFDPHWLSANMSKDTTVLLPDYQVPDLRDELEKLGFRNFVQTRNREVTELPGGLKILIDALVTPTDGPLGDSGIAIDDGEVRIFNQNDARPVEDGPVGAFGPYDAHFLQYSGAIWYPMVYDFPDRMKATVGRRKRENGMARALRYVEQYGAKQVFPFAGPPCFLDERDGLFAINDFDDDPANVFPSQLAFLEFMREQGHDNGHLFVPGTTVVLGADGKCEIEQVPQAQIDEIYGDRRTYLTDYQKRAQPQIDAMHAGLPQDKSDLVGQLKEWIEPLLAWADHTCAGLNGRILLETADPGSGEVDDQIVFDFLTRTIGTWDGEAECRYKFRTDRPLIEHLVRTRTPDWVNELFLSCRFQASRKGPYNEYIYTFFKSLSEEHMTYVEGYYAESSDVTDLAKAEGYAVQRHCPHLKADLTRFGTVADGVLTCSMHGWQFDLASGRCLTSDDRKLVARPLTAEDGELPEIPRQAQIPVEAPAAATSH from the coding sequence ATGCGCATCACGTCGATTGGTCACGCCGGCATGCTGGTGGAGACCGCCGCCGGCCGGATCGTCTGCGACCCGTGGTTCACCCCGGCGTACTTCGCGTCCTGGTTCCCCTTCCCGGACAACTCGGCCTTCGGCTCCGCCGCCGACCCGGCCGGGATCCGCGACGCCGAGTATCTGTTCGTCTCCCACCTGCACCACGACCACTTCGACCCGCACTGGCTGTCGGCCAACATGTCGAAGGACACCACGGTCCTGCTCCCCGACTACCAGGTCCCGGACCTGCGCGACGAGCTGGAGAAGCTGGGCTTCCGGAACTTCGTGCAGACCCGCAACCGGGAGGTCACCGAGCTCCCCGGCGGCTTGAAGATCCTCATCGACGCGCTGGTCACGCCGACCGACGGCCCGCTGGGCGACAGCGGCATCGCGATCGACGACGGCGAGGTGCGGATCTTCAACCAGAACGACGCCCGGCCGGTCGAGGACGGCCCGGTCGGCGCCTTCGGTCCGTACGACGCGCACTTCCTGCAGTACTCCGGCGCCATCTGGTACCCGATGGTCTACGACTTCCCGGACCGGATGAAGGCCACGGTCGGCCGCCGCAAGCGCGAGAACGGCATGGCCCGCGCGCTGCGCTACGTCGAGCAGTACGGCGCCAAGCAGGTCTTCCCGTTTGCCGGCCCGCCCTGCTTCCTGGACGAGCGCGACGGCCTGTTCGCGATCAACGACTTCGACGACGACCCGGCCAACGTCTTCCCGAGCCAGCTGGCGTTCCTGGAGTTCATGCGCGAGCAGGGCCACGACAACGGCCACCTGTTCGTCCCGGGCACCACCGTGGTCCTCGGCGCCGACGGCAAGTGCGAGATCGAGCAGGTCCCGCAGGCGCAGATCGACGAGATCTACGGCGACCGCCGCACCTACCTGACGGACTACCAGAAGCGCGCGCAGCCACAGATCGACGCGATGCACGCCGGTCTGCCGCAGGACAAGTCCGACCTGGTCGGCCAGCTCAAGGAGTGGATCGAGCCGCTGCTGGCCTGGGCCGACCACACCTGCGCCGGGCTGAACGGCCGGATCCTGCTGGAGACCGCGGACCCGGGCAGCGGCGAGGTCGACGACCAGATCGTCTTCGACTTCCTGACCCGCACGATCGGGACCTGGGACGGCGAGGCGGAGTGCCGCTACAAGTTCCGCACCGACCGGCCGCTGATCGAGCACCTGGTGCGGACCCGGACCCCGGACTGGGTGAACGAGCTGTTCCTATCCTGCCGGTTCCAGGCCTCGCGCAAGGGCCCCTACAACGAGTACATCTACACGTTCTTCAAGTCGCTGTCCGAAGAGCACATGACGTACGTCGAGGGCTACTACGCCGAGTCCAGCGATGTCACCGACCTGGCCAAGGCCGAGGGCTACGCGGTGCAGCGGCACTGCCCGCACCTGAAGGCGGACCTGACGCGCTTCGGGACGGTCGCCGACGGCGTGCTGACCTGCTCGATGCACGGCTGGCAGTTCGACCTGGCCTCGGGCCGCTGCCTGACCAGCGACGACCGCAAGCTGGTGGCGCGGCCGCTGACCGCCGAGGACGGGGAGCTGCCGGAGATCCCGAGGCAGGCACAGATCCCGGTGGAGGCCCCGGCAGCGGCCACGTCGCACTGA
- a CDS encoding TIGR03619 family F420-dependent LLM class oxidoreductase: protein MRLGVNVPNFGPATSVDVLERWAHVAEGLGFDLLMMSDHVLVTPDFAERYPAPFHDPFTTLAWLAGRTSRIRLGTTVLIMPYRQPALTAQMAAGLHRLSRGRFVLGVGVGWSPQEFAALGVPREHRGRLTDEYLDEMHQIWGGGIEGVAPALLPEELPGPPVWIGGNSDAGIRRAVVSGNGWHPLGFTMDFIDGAVGRLKAFADEAGREVPTLAPRIKLRLTPEPVADPERQAGIGTLEQVLDDLDRLRALGSEITVLDPYHGDPAELERPEDAWRQLAVVAAAWESFAAPTAV from the coding sequence GTGCGGCTGGGGGTCAACGTCCCGAATTTCGGGCCCGCCACGTCGGTGGACGTGCTGGAACGCTGGGCACACGTCGCCGAGGGCCTGGGTTTCGACCTGCTGATGATGTCCGATCACGTGCTGGTCACACCGGACTTCGCCGAGCGGTATCCGGCACCGTTCCACGACCCGTTCACCACGCTCGCGTGGCTGGCCGGCCGCACATCGCGGATTCGGCTGGGCACCACCGTGCTGATCATGCCGTACCGGCAGCCGGCGCTGACCGCGCAGATGGCGGCGGGCCTGCACCGGCTGTCGCGCGGTCGCTTCGTGCTCGGCGTGGGCGTCGGCTGGTCGCCGCAGGAGTTCGCGGCGCTCGGCGTGCCCCGCGAGCACCGCGGCCGGCTGACCGACGAGTACCTGGATGAGATGCACCAGATCTGGGGCGGCGGCATCGAAGGCGTAGCGCCCGCCCTGCTGCCGGAAGAACTGCCGGGCCCGCCGGTGTGGATCGGCGGCAACAGCGACGCGGGCATCCGGCGCGCGGTGGTGTCCGGCAACGGCTGGCACCCGCTGGGCTTCACGATGGACTTCATCGACGGCGCGGTCGGGCGGCTGAAGGCGTTCGCCGACGAGGCCGGGCGCGAGGTGCCGACGCTGGCGCCGCGGATCAAGCTGCGGCTGACCCCCGAGCCGGTCGCCGACCCGGAGCGCCAGGCCGGCATCGGCACCCTGGAGCAGGTCCTCGACGACCTGGACCGGCTGCGCGCGCTGGGGTCGGAGATCACGGTGCTGGACCCCTACCACGGGGACCCGGCGGAGCTGGAGCGCCCGGAGGACGCCTGGCGGCAGCTGGCCGTGGTGGCGGCCGCGTGGGAGTCGTTCGCGGCGCCGACCGCGGTTTGA
- a CDS encoding SDR family NAD(P)-dependent oxidoreductase: MSNDFLTGKTVLVTGSSRGLGRSLVDAALDRGARRVYAGARNPAAHPDERVVPLRLDITDVDQIELAAKAVEELDVLVNNAGVASYAQIDDREELDRMLAVNLYGPYDVSHAFRHHLTSSRGTLVNVLSTTSVAAVPMLPAYSISKAAAYSFTQVLRALLAPKGIKVHAVLAGPLDTDMSQDLDIPKTAPDTVAAEIFAAVAAGTEDIFPDPFAAALAAGWADAPVTAMQRAAAEMVAA, translated from the coding sequence ATGTCGAACGACTTCCTCACCGGCAAGACCGTCCTGGTCACCGGATCCAGCCGGGGCCTGGGCCGGTCCCTGGTGGACGCGGCCCTGGACCGGGGCGCCCGGCGGGTCTACGCCGGGGCCCGCAACCCGGCGGCGCATCCCGACGAGCGCGTCGTCCCGCTGCGGCTGGACATCACCGACGTCGACCAGATCGAGCTCGCGGCCAAGGCCGTCGAGGAGCTGGACGTCCTGGTCAACAACGCCGGCGTGGCCTCCTACGCGCAGATCGACGACCGCGAGGAGCTGGACCGGATGCTCGCGGTCAACCTCTACGGGCCCTATGACGTCTCGCACGCCTTCCGGCACCACCTCACCTCCTCGCGCGGCACCCTGGTGAACGTGCTGTCCACCACCTCGGTCGCCGCGGTGCCGATGCTGCCCGCCTACTCGATCTCGAAGGCGGCGGCGTACTCCTTCACGCAGGTGCTGCGGGCGCTGCTGGCGCCGAAGGGGATCAAGGTGCACGCGGTCCTGGCCGGACCGCTGGACACCGACATGTCGCAGGACCTGGACATCCCCAAGACCGCGCCGGACACGGTGGCCGCGGAGATCTTCGCCGCGGTGGCCGCCGGCACCGAGGACATCTTCCCCGACCCGTTCGCCGCGGCGCTGGCGGCGGGCTGGGCGGACGCCCCGGTCACGGCCATGCAGCGGGCGGCGGCCGAGATGGTCGCGGCCTGA
- a CDS encoding sigma-70 family RNA polymerase sigma factor, giving the protein MSADLLQRARSGDRDAFAELVGPYRGELHLLCYRMLGSFQDAEDTLQEVLLAAWLGLAGFEERSSLRTWLHRIATNRCLNTLRSAGRRPQPAAAFPAPVPEPSAHNEVLWLQPYPDLLLDRLPDGEPGPEARYESAEAISLAFLTALQLLPPNQRAVLLLRDVLGYRAAEVADLLGLTESAVTSALKRARATLDATARGPERPGPVPGSPLERELTERFVAAFTSHDVDALLALMTEDVWIRMPPMPFEYHGSENVRRFFTAIEAHRRAICRLVPTRANGQPAWGEYALDRVTDKLHCVGILVARYSGDRVDELTHFEAGVAASFGLPRVLEAD; this is encoded by the coding sequence ATGTCGGCCGACCTGCTACAGCGCGCCCGGTCCGGCGACCGGGACGCCTTCGCCGAACTGGTCGGGCCCTATCGGGGCGAGCTGCACCTGCTGTGCTACCGGATGCTCGGTTCCTTCCAGGACGCCGAGGACACCCTGCAGGAGGTGCTGCTGGCGGCGTGGCTCGGGCTGGCCGGGTTCGAGGAGCGCTCCTCGCTGCGGACGTGGCTGCACCGCATCGCCACGAACCGGTGCCTCAACACACTGCGCTCGGCCGGACGGCGGCCGCAGCCCGCGGCCGCCTTCCCCGCGCCGGTGCCGGAGCCCTCGGCGCACAACGAGGTGCTGTGGCTCCAGCCCTACCCGGACCTGCTGCTCGACCGGCTGCCCGACGGGGAGCCCGGGCCGGAGGCCAGGTACGAGTCGGCCGAGGCGATCTCCTTGGCGTTCCTGACCGCGTTGCAGCTGCTGCCGCCGAATCAGCGTGCGGTATTGCTGCTGCGGGACGTGCTCGGCTACCGCGCGGCCGAGGTCGCCGACCTGCTGGGCCTGACGGAGAGCGCGGTGACGAGCGCGTTGAAGCGGGCACGCGCCACCCTGGACGCGACGGCGCGGGGGCCGGAGCGTCCAGGGCCGGTGCCCGGCAGTCCGCTAGAGCGGGAGCTGACCGAGCGGTTCGTCGCGGCGTTCACGTCGCACGACGTCGACGCGCTCCTGGCCCTGATGACCGAGGACGTCTGGATCCGGATGCCTCCCATGCCGTTCGAGTACCACGGATCGGAGAACGTCCGCCGCTTCTTCACGGCCATCGAGGCGCACCGCCGCGCGATCTGCCGCCTGGTGCCGACGCGCGCCAACGGGCAGCCGGCGTGGGGCGAGTACGCGCTGGACCGGGTGACCGACAAGCTGCACTGCGTCGGGATCCTGGTGGCGCGGTACTCCGGGGACCGGGTCGACGAGCTGACGCACTTCGAGGCGGGGGTGGCGGCGTCGTTCGGGCTGCCTCGGGTGCTGGAGGCCGATTAG
- a CDS encoding oxygenase MpaB family protein — MTARLKAYVRRELNASVHGSGGLRLKERYSSPPGDPGLFGPGAVTWRVHSDAPGMLMGGFASLMLQSLHPLAMAGVDQHSDFRTDPLTRLNRTVAYVLSTTFGSTEVAEAAVAHVRERVHPHINGTAPDGRPYSAADPHLLTWVHVAEVRCFLAGYERFGAPPLTAAERDRYYREVAVPARMLGARDVPESAAEVATYLRDMQPELQATEAAIEGIHFIRRFGANPRERVAVRVLMNGASALLPDWARDPLRLGRPDAVRLLVDRPLAQAAGRTLRWAMEPSEIVGTAYARMGLTPPRQHLGWRTAPGASQG; from the coding sequence ATGACGGCAAGGCTCAAGGCGTACGTCCGGCGTGAGCTGAACGCCAGCGTGCACGGCTCCGGCGGTCTGCGCCTGAAGGAGCGCTACTCCAGCCCGCCCGGCGACCCCGGCCTGTTCGGGCCCGGCGCGGTGACCTGGCGCGTGCACTCCGACGCCCCGGGCATGCTCATGGGCGGCTTCGCCTCGTTGATGCTCCAGTCGCTGCACCCGCTGGCGATGGCCGGCGTAGATCAGCACTCCGACTTCCGCACCGACCCGCTGACCCGGCTGAACCGGACCGTCGCCTACGTCCTGTCGACGACCTTCGGCTCCACCGAGGTCGCCGAGGCGGCGGTCGCGCACGTCCGCGAGCGCGTCCACCCCCACATCAACGGCACCGCCCCCGACGGCCGCCCCTACAGCGCCGCCGACCCGCACCTGCTGACCTGGGTCCACGTCGCCGAGGTCCGCTGCTTCCTGGCCGGCTACGAGCGCTTCGGCGCCCCGCCCCTCACCGCCGCCGAGCGTGACCGCTACTACCGCGAGGTCGCGGTCCCGGCGCGGATGCTCGGCGCGCGGGACGTCCCCGAGTCGGCCGCCGAGGTCGCGACCTACCTGCGGGACATGCAGCCGGAGCTCCAGGCCACCGAGGCGGCGATCGAGGGGATCCACTTCATCCGGCGTTTCGGCGCCAACCCCCGGGAGCGAGTCGCCGTCCGGGTCCTGATGAACGGCGCCTCGGCGCTGCTCCCGGACTGGGCCCGCGACCCGCTCCGGCTGGGACGCCCCGACGCCGTCCGACTGCTCGTCGACCGCCCCCTGGCCCAGGCCGCGGGCCGCACGCTGCGCTGGGCGATGGAGCCTTCGGAGATCGTCGGGACCGCCTACGCGCGCATGGGGCTGACGCCGCCCCGCCAGCACCTCGGCTGGCGGACGGCGCCGGGTGCGTCGCAGGGCTGA
- a CDS encoding pyridoxamine 5'-phosphate oxidase family protein — protein sequence MSQRDRIRMSDDEIETFFAAGRKLQIASANADGTPHLVTMYYALLDGDLAFWTYGKSQKAVNLRRDPRITCLLEDGIAYNELRGVTVYGEVELIEDYDRVVAFGMSLTARYPEVFGADAEAMRPFVEQQAHKRAVVRVRAKRTASWDHSKM from the coding sequence ATGAGCCAGCGGGACCGCATCCGGATGTCCGATGATGAGATCGAAACCTTTTTCGCCGCGGGGCGCAAGCTCCAGATCGCCTCGGCGAACGCCGACGGCACGCCGCACCTGGTGACCATGTACTACGCGCTGCTGGACGGCGACCTGGCGTTCTGGACGTACGGCAAGTCCCAGAAGGCGGTGAACCTGCGGCGCGACCCCCGGATCACGTGTCTGCTCGAAGACGGTATCGCCTACAACGAGCTGCGCGGCGTCACCGTGTACGGCGAGGTCGAGCTGATCGAGGACTACGACCGGGTCGTCGCCTTCGGCATGTCCCTGACCGCCCGCTACCCCGAGGTCTTCGGCGCCGACGCCGAGGCGATGCGGCCCTTCGTCGAGCAGCAGGCGCACAAGCGTGCGGTGGTGCGGGTGCGCGCCAAGCGCACCGCGTCGTGGGACCACTCGAAGATGTGA
- a CDS encoding DUF5336 domain-containing protein, which yields MSTQSGANGDSVPQPNAPSQPAASQPPPPPNAPSQPAQPAAGSPQPGAPSRPPSQPVASQAPPAQTQPPYQPQTEYQGPPHHTTPPPHAPNHQPPPRATLTVPLGKLLYLCVAALGVINLFLGYVSAGGGDSMNLYKAAVAVFALAPTMFFLAGLVAVREFLPHERAPGVLPALITTAIFVTLVLSAISSDGAGDLQTLFVVFGAVQFVVAWLAYLVDAGVIAARR from the coding sequence ATGAGCACGCAGAGCGGAGCGAACGGGGATTCGGTACCGCAGCCGAACGCGCCAAGTCAGCCTGCCGCGAGCCAGCCGCCGCCCCCGCCGAACGCGCCGAGCCAGCCGGCCCAGCCGGCAGCCGGCAGTCCGCAGCCCGGTGCGCCGAGCCGGCCGCCGAGCCAGCCGGTCGCGAGTCAAGCGCCGCCCGCCCAGACTCAACCGCCCTACCAGCCGCAGACCGAGTATCAGGGCCCGCCGCACCACACCACGCCGCCGCCGCACGCGCCGAACCACCAGCCCCCGCCGCGGGCCACCCTCACCGTCCCGCTCGGCAAGCTGCTGTACCTCTGCGTCGCGGCCCTCGGCGTGATCAACCTGTTCCTCGGCTACGTCAGTGCGGGCGGCGGCGACTCCATGAACCTGTACAAGGCTGCCGTCGCCGTCTTCGCCCTGGCCCCGACCATGTTCTTCCTGGCCGGGCTGGTCGCGGTGCGCGAGTTCCTGCCGCACGAGCGGGCGCCGGGCGTGCTGCCGGCGCTGATCACCACCGCCATCTTCGTCACGCTCGTGCTCTCCGCCATCAGCTCGGACGGGGCCGGCGACCTGCAGACGCTGTTCGTCGTCTTCGGCGCGGTGCAGTTCGTGGTGGCCTGGCTGGCGTACCTGGTCGACGCCGGAGTGATCGCCGCCCGCCGCTAG
- a CDS encoding acyl-CoA dehydrogenase family protein, whose translation MRIAYTEAQAQLRDTLRAYFTELVTPEVAEEMSTGEFGGPRSREAVRQMGRDGWLGVGWPKEYGGQGFTPVEQFVFFDEAQRAGAPVPFLTINAVGPAIMRFGTDKQKAEILPRILAGECMFAIGYSEPDSGTDLASLKTRAVLEPDGKHYLVNGQKIFTSLSDHADYVWLACRTDPEAPQRTGKKHKGISILMVPTSDPGFTYTPIHTIGEASTYATYYTDLRVPAENVIGEPGEGWRVITTQLNHERVALCSSGSLERPFIEVVEWARQTKLADGTRVIDREWVRVHLARIQAKLAALRLFNWKVAASAELDVADASATKVWGTELYCEAYGLLLEVLGAAGALKKESPGALLAGRVERAYRGVLILTFGGGTNEIQRDLIALFGLNMPRIPRH comes from the coding sequence ATGCGGATCGCGTATACCGAGGCGCAGGCGCAGCTGCGCGACACTCTCCGCGCCTACTTCACCGAACTGGTCACCCCCGAGGTCGCCGAGGAGATGTCCACCGGCGAGTTCGGCGGGCCGCGCAGCCGCGAGGCGGTGCGGCAGATGGGCCGCGACGGCTGGTTGGGCGTCGGATGGCCCAAGGAGTACGGCGGGCAGGGGTTCACTCCCGTCGAACAGTTCGTGTTCTTCGACGAGGCACAGCGGGCCGGGGCGCCGGTGCCGTTCCTCACCATCAACGCGGTCGGCCCGGCGATCATGCGCTTCGGGACCGACAAGCAGAAGGCGGAGATCCTCCCGCGCATCCTGGCCGGGGAGTGCATGTTCGCCATCGGCTACTCCGAGCCGGACTCAGGGACCGACCTGGCCAGTCTGAAGACGCGCGCGGTGCTGGAGCCGGACGGGAAGCACTACCTGGTCAACGGACAGAAGATCTTCACCTCGCTGTCCGACCACGCCGACTACGTCTGGCTGGCCTGCCGCACCGATCCCGAGGCGCCGCAGCGGACCGGCAAGAAGCACAAGGGCATCTCGATCCTGATGGTCCCGACCTCGGATCCGGGCTTCACCTACACGCCGATCCACACCATCGGCGAGGCCTCCACCTACGCCACCTACTACACCGACCTGCGGGTGCCGGCCGAGAACGTCATCGGCGAGCCCGGCGAGGGCTGGCGGGTGATCACCACGCAGCTCAACCACGAGCGGGTGGCGCTGTGCTCGTCGGGGTCGCTGGAGCGGCCGTTCATCGAAGTGGTCGAGTGGGCCCGGCAGACCAAGCTGGCCGACGGCACCCGCGTCATCGACCGGGAGTGGGTCCGCGTGCACCTGGCCCGCATCCAGGCCAAGCTCGCGGCGCTGCGGCTGTTCAACTGGAAGGTCGCCGCCTCCGCGGAACTCGACGTCGCCGACGCCTCGGCCACCAAGGTCTGGGGCACCGAGCTCTACTGCGAGGCGTACGGCCTGCTGCTGGAAGTGCTCGGCGCTGCCGGCGCGCTGAAGAAGGAATCCCCCGGCGCCCTGCTGGCCGGCCGGGTCGAGCGCGCCTACCGCGGGGTGCTGATCCTCACCTTCGGCGGCGGCACTAACGAGATCCAGCGCGACCTGATCGCCCTGTTCGGGCTGAACATGCCCCGCATCCCCCGCCACTAG
- a CDS encoding acyl-CoA dehydrogenase family protein translates to MDFQLTEDQRALVDLVDQILADHCGNERLAELEKEARGSGIGSVHDARAWRALAGAGAVSALLPDDGDLGIMGLALLAEAAGRHTAYVPVVAAIALGALPLARFGGAADLLADAASGAKLVTAALEEPGEPDSLITTARRGEDGAFVLDGAKVMVPYGDLADAILVPAVLDDVPALFVVPRSALTVTPLLATGRQPYADLDLDAVTVPAEALLARGTEALDWLRDLGTVAYAAEASGVCAEAVAMTARYTSTRKQFGEPIASFQAVAQRAADAFISAEALRLCVLHAAWLMDDAARGGHSASAADVSADVAIAKFHAGDAGSRVLHAAQHLHGGIGVDTDYPLHRYFVRGQQIEQTLGTATRQLLRIGAHLAE, encoded by the coding sequence ATGGATTTCCAGCTGACCGAGGATCAGCGGGCGCTGGTCGACCTCGTCGACCAGATCCTCGCCGACCACTGCGGCAACGAGCGTCTGGCCGAGTTGGAGAAGGAGGCGCGGGGCAGCGGCATCGGCTCCGTGCACGACGCGCGGGCCTGGCGCGCGCTGGCCGGCGCCGGAGCGGTGTCCGCGCTGCTGCCCGACGACGGCGACCTGGGCATCATGGGGCTGGCGCTGCTCGCCGAGGCCGCGGGGAGGCACACCGCGTACGTCCCGGTGGTGGCGGCGATCGCGCTCGGCGCGCTGCCCCTGGCCCGCTTCGGCGGCGCCGCGGACCTGCTCGCCGACGCCGCCTCAGGCGCCAAGCTGGTCACGGCCGCCTTGGAGGAGCCCGGGGAGCCCGACTCCCTGATCACCACCGCGCGGCGGGGCGAGGACGGCGCCTTCGTCCTGGACGGCGCGAAGGTCATGGTCCCGTACGGCGACCTGGCCGACGCCATCCTGGTCCCGGCCGTATTGGACGACGTGCCGGCGCTGTTCGTCGTCCCGCGCTCGGCGCTCACGGTGACCCCGCTGCTGGCCACCGGGCGGCAGCCGTACGCCGACCTGGACCTGGACGCGGTGACCGTGCCGGCCGAAGCGCTGCTGGCGCGCGGTACCGAAGCGCTGGACTGGCTGCGCGACCTGGGCACCGTGGCCTACGCCGCCGAGGCCTCCGGCGTGTGCGCCGAAGCGGTCGCCATGACCGCGCGCTACACCAGCACCCGCAAGCAGTTCGGCGAGCCGATCGCCTCGTTCCAGGCCGTGGCCCAGCGCGCCGCCGACGCCTTCATCAGCGCCGAGGCCCTGCGCCTGTGCGTGCTGCACGCGGCCTGGTTGATGGACGACGCCGCGCGCGGCGGCCACTCCGCCTCCGCTGCGGACGTCTCCGCTGACGTCGCTATAGCGAAGTTCCACGCAGGGGACGCCGGATCGCGCGTCCTACACGCCGCGCAGCATCTGCACGGCGGGATCGGTGTGGACACCGACTACCCGCTGCACCGCTACTTCGTCCGGGGCCAGCAGATCGAGCAGACCCTCGGCACCGCCACCCGGCAGCTTCTCCGCATCGGCGCACACCTCGCAGAGTAA